The following are from one region of the Stigmatella ashevillena genome:
- a CDS encoding Stp1/IreP family PP2C-type Ser/Thr phosphatase produces MALTTEAFGLTDVGRKRQHNEDAMLVDPALGLYIVADGMGGHAAGEVASARATEAVKQHIAANKHLLKDLASNPSQDSRAAAAALMEVAIQRACADIYRMAMADATKRGMGTTFVCLALSGNKGVIGHVGDSRVYLVRHGQCHRLTEDHTLVAAQLKAGTITKEQAASSQYRNVITRAVGIQESVQVDTLIVELAPGDVFILCSDGLHGYLEDEEMLPMVAGVAIAELPKRLIETANERGGKDNITAVVVKVAGDGAVASEETSEAQSRMEALRKIPLFRHLTYKEQTAVLSIATTRTFPAGREIVVEGQPGEELFVVIRGRVVIEKNGVEIAELRAGGHFGEMGLIDNAPRSATVRATEPTRTMVIARPDLMSLMKRESILAVKMLWSFVQVLSDRLRATNSELSEARQELAVAQAIQPFAEE; encoded by the coding sequence TTGGCCTTGACCACAGAAGCATTCGGTTTGACCGACGTCGGCCGGAAGCGCCAGCACAACGAAGATGCGATGTTGGTGGACCCGGCGCTCGGGCTGTACATCGTCGCGGACGGCATGGGGGGTCACGCCGCGGGCGAGGTCGCCAGTGCGCGGGCAACCGAGGCGGTCAAGCAGCACATCGCCGCGAACAAGCACCTGTTGAAGGATCTGGCGAGCAATCCTTCCCAGGACAGCCGCGCGGCCGCGGCGGCCCTGATGGAAGTGGCCATCCAGCGCGCGTGCGCGGACATCTACCGGATGGCCATGGCGGACGCGACCAAGCGCGGCATGGGCACCACGTTCGTGTGTCTGGCGCTCAGCGGCAACAAGGGCGTCATCGGTCACGTGGGAGATTCGCGGGTGTACCTGGTGCGTCACGGCCAATGTCACCGCTTGACCGAGGACCACACCCTGGTGGCCGCGCAGCTCAAGGCGGGGACCATCACCAAGGAGCAGGCGGCCAGCTCCCAGTACCGCAACGTCATCACCCGCGCGGTGGGCATCCAGGAATCCGTCCAGGTCGACACGCTCATCGTGGAGCTGGCGCCCGGGGACGTCTTCATCCTCTGCTCGGACGGCCTGCACGGCTATCTGGAGGACGAGGAGATGCTGCCCATGGTCGCCGGGGTGGCCATCGCGGAGTTGCCCAAGCGGCTCATCGAGACGGCAAACGAGCGCGGCGGCAAGGACAACATCACCGCCGTGGTGGTGAAGGTGGCCGGGGATGGCGCCGTCGCCAGTGAGGAGACGAGCGAGGCGCAGTCGCGCATGGAGGCGCTGCGCAAGATTCCCCTCTTCCGGCACCTCACCTACAAGGAGCAGACGGCGGTGCTCTCCATCGCCACCACGCGCACGTTCCCTGCGGGGCGGGAGATCGTCGTGGAGGGCCAGCCGGGCGAGGAGCTGTTCGTCGTCATCCGCGGCCGGGTGGTCATCGAGAAGAACGGCGTGGAGATCGCCGAGCTGCGCGCCGGCGGGCACTTCGGAGAGATGGGGCTCATCGACAATGCGCCCCGCTCGGCCACGGTGCGAGCCACCGAGCCCACGCGGACGATGGTGATTGCCCGGCCGGACCTGATGAGCCTGATGAAGCGCGAGTCCATCCTCGCGGTGAAGATGCTCTGGAGCTTCGTGCAGGTGCTGTCGGACCGGCTGCGCGCGACAAACTCGGAGCTGAGCGAGGCCCGGCAGGAACTGGCCGTCGCGCAGGCCATCCAGCCCTTCGCCGAGGAGTGA
- a CDS encoding ATP-binding protein translates to MSESRVSAAPQESLSTPLPERPGAAGGESLTGGRESELPYRELFLSVAELIPEAIYTKDLQGRYTFINSAGARYLGLPIPEIIGRKDCELMTPEEAQNTLEFDRQTLLAGRTLHAEMTEFLGGVRREWISTRGILRRPDGQMMGMFGISRDVSEHRRSEATQLQNEALFRATASSSFDAFFLLREEPDGLRLLRLNSHGEALLGCQATEAEGGLFTDFPQAGFIAPPHLCQEVWRTGKPHDEEVEQALPQQGRRWFRRQLSAVGNCMAVMLRDITQQRENELRLRLNERMAAIGMLAAGVAHEINNPLAFVSSNLNFIDTELRRAPPSAADVTELREAISDAREGAERMRIIVQSLKALSRGDSITTQPVDLHEVLENSVHLAWSRLRSKGRLVRDYGELPPVLGNSVQLSQVFVNLLINAAQALQKTGGEIRLVTRMHSPNRALVEVHDNGCGIAAEHLDRIFEPFFTTKPVGEGTGLGLSISHDIVRGLGGELSVSSTLDVGTTFRILLPAAPEAMAQPPLPTGDGVH, encoded by the coding sequence ATGAGTGAGAGCCGTGTGAGTGCCGCGCCGCAGGAGTCGCTTTCGACCCCTCTCCCCGAACGGCCAGGCGCGGCTGGAGGAGAGTCCCTCACCGGTGGACGAGAATCCGAGCTGCCCTACCGCGAGCTCTTCCTGTCCGTGGCGGAGCTGATCCCCGAGGCGATCTACACGAAGGATCTCCAGGGCCGTTACACCTTCATCAACAGCGCGGGGGCCCGGTACCTGGGCCTGCCCATCCCGGAAATCATCGGCCGCAAGGACTGCGAGTTGATGACGCCCGAGGAGGCGCAAAACACGCTGGAGTTCGACCGGCAGACGCTACTGGCCGGGCGCACCCTGCACGCGGAGATGACGGAGTTCCTGGGAGGCGTGCGGCGCGAGTGGATCTCCACCCGGGGGATCCTCCGCCGCCCCGATGGGCAGATGATGGGGATGTTCGGCATCTCCCGGGATGTCTCCGAGCACCGCCGCAGCGAAGCGACCCAGCTCCAGAATGAGGCACTCTTCCGCGCAACGGCCAGCAGCAGCTTCGACGCCTTCTTCCTGCTCCGCGAGGAGCCTGACGGCTTGCGCCTGCTGCGCCTCAACTCCCATGGCGAGGCCCTGCTGGGCTGCCAGGCCACGGAGGCCGAGGGAGGCCTCTTCACGGACTTTCCCCAGGCGGGCTTCATCGCACCGCCGCACCTGTGCCAGGAGGTGTGGCGGACCGGGAAGCCCCATGACGAGGAGGTGGAGCAAGCATTGCCACAGCAGGGCCGCCGCTGGTTCCGGAGGCAGTTGAGCGCGGTGGGCAACTGCATGGCCGTCATGCTGCGTGACATCACCCAGCAGCGCGAGAACGAGCTGCGGCTGCGGCTCAACGAGCGCATGGCCGCCATCGGCATGTTGGCCGCCGGGGTAGCGCATGAGATCAACAACCCGCTGGCGTTCGTCTCCAGCAACCTCAACTTCATCGACACCGAGCTGCGCAGGGCCCCCCCTTCCGCGGCCGACGTGACCGAGCTGCGGGAGGCCATCTCCGATGCGCGGGAAGGCGCCGAGCGCATGCGCATCATCGTCCAGAGCTTGAAGGCGCTCTCGCGGGGTGACTCCATCACCACCCAGCCCGTGGACCTGCACGAAGTCCTGGAGAACTCGGTCCACCTGGCCTGGAGCCGACTGCGCAGCAAAGGGCGGCTGGTGCGCGACTACGGAGAGCTCCCGCCCGTGCTGGGCAACTCAGTGCAGCTGTCCCAGGTGTTCGTCAACCTGCTGATCAACGCCGCGCAGGCCCTGCAGAAAACGGGAGGAGAGATCCGGCTGGTGACCCGCATGCACAGCCCCAACCGGGCACTGGTCGAGGTGCACGACAACGGCTGTGGCATCGCCGCCGAGCACCTGGACCGCATCTTCGAGCCCTTCTTCACCACCAAGCCCGTGGGAGAGGGCACGGGCCTGGGGCTGTCCATCAGCCACGACATCGTCCGCGGCCTGGGCGGGGAATTGTCCGTGAGCAGCACCCTGGACGTGGGAACCACGTTCCGGATCCTGCTCCCGGCGGCCCCCGAAGCCATGGCGCAGCCCCCCCTGCCAACAGGCGATGGGGTTCACTGA
- a CDS encoding CPBP family intramembrane glutamic endopeptidase: protein MSRRFLSSRVGVTLITLAVFFLIDRYIHTLPFLRLLPRDVRLWTWQGSQVLVCLLAVALVHRLRPRAALSEVGLGPLTLRAIGFCILATLPMILTYGAAAGFQVHLTWKDVMTQAVMSPLAEEVLFRGYVLGQLQRRAGWPFWGAALVGLAPFALAHLYQSTQAGHDAWETAGVLAITGMGHLFFSWLLERWGDLWVPVGMHALMNLSWEAFQVDSTALGGTQANVARFATVGLAIGLTLVLRRGTPGWGATPPAPA from the coding sequence ATGTCCCGACGATTCCTGAGTTCCCGCGTGGGCGTGACGCTCATCACCCTGGCGGTGTTCTTCCTCATCGACAGGTACATCCACACCCTGCCCTTCCTGCGCCTGCTCCCCCGCGACGTGCGGCTCTGGACGTGGCAAGGCTCCCAGGTGTTGGTCTGCTTGCTGGCGGTTGCGCTCGTCCACCGGCTGCGGCCCAGGGCCGCCCTGTCCGAGGTGGGCTTGGGTCCACTGACGCTCCGGGCAATCGGGTTCTGCATCCTCGCGACCCTGCCCATGATCCTGACTTACGGCGCTGCGGCGGGCTTCCAGGTGCACCTGACGTGGAAGGACGTGATGACGCAAGCGGTGATGTCGCCGCTCGCGGAGGAAGTCCTCTTCCGGGGCTACGTCCTGGGCCAGTTGCAGCGCAGAGCAGGCTGGCCCTTCTGGGGCGCGGCGCTGGTCGGGCTCGCCCCCTTCGCGCTCGCGCACCTCTACCAGAGCACCCAGGCGGGCCATGACGCGTGGGAGACTGCCGGGGTGCTGGCCATCACCGGGATGGGACACCTGTTCTTCAGCTGGCTGCTCGAGCGCTGGGGCGACCTATGGGTGCCCGTGGGCATGCACGCCCTGATGAACCTATCGTGGGAGGCGTTCCAGGTGGACTCCACCGCGTTGGGAGGAACCCAGGCCAACGTGGCACGCTTTGCCACGGTGGGGCTCGCCATCGGACTGACGCTGGTATTGCGGCGGGGGACGCCTGGATGGGGCGCCACCCCTCCCGCTCCAGCATGA
- a CDS encoding FG-GAP-like repeat-containing protein, with translation MKSLAFGGAHPLAWSSLVAFLLGGCGPLDGAPGDGEAARDKEPTGETRAAVVTGHQAFRVMTYNVRGPLDTGARAWPNRKAAVIQRILANNADIVGVQEAQHPSGGPDLPADLIAGLTGTDKPYAVYHPGGGSPKLIFFKKGRFEIAPEVGHGNEALANPYASSAECYSHAEGKKISWVGLRDVTSGLVYFVANTHFAYAAECSLGRLKEAAQMGAFLATKPAGLPVVAMGDFNSDAQSSSTRDESTIEDLETAGHLFRTARHDGTTGEDDATFNNAWDGTPSTNYARLDYIFHNGGAITSSAPAIDRTESGGNTPSDHFAVLATIRPSLFAAGSTLSPVPSGTSTATQLFFADVTGDGCADRVSWNPSVGEGETWVAKSKCDGSFAASVKNEGAVSVVSTTRFSFADVNGDGCADKILWRPTLGEGEVRIYPSRCDGTFGDRVSVFPAASQSESTRLFFADVTGDGCADLLRWNPQERSGAFETFVARRGSTPSFGAAVLSKEGANTSEGTRVYFADVDGDGKADRLLWNPGQEGGRTRVYRSMGTGAFTFAFAHEAGTSGVDTSRFYFADVDGDGRADKIFWRPTFRQGRMQIYPGTGTGFAGSPVMDNTGFSGSENTDFFFANIDGRGGADKVYWNPSAYNGDSKVFRALVQ, from the coding sequence ATGAAATCCTTGGCCTTCGGTGGTGCGCATCCCCTCGCGTGGTCCTCGCTGGTGGCATTTCTGCTCGGGGGGTGTGGCCCCTTGGATGGCGCGCCGGGCGACGGCGAGGCCGCGAGAGACAAAGAGCCCACCGGTGAGACGCGTGCGGCGGTGGTGACAGGGCACCAGGCGTTCCGGGTCATGACGTACAACGTGCGAGGACCTCTCGACACGGGGGCACGCGCCTGGCCGAACCGCAAGGCGGCCGTCATCCAGCGCATCCTCGCGAACAACGCGGACATCGTCGGCGTACAGGAGGCGCAGCACCCCTCTGGGGGCCCCGACTTGCCGGCGGACCTCATCGCGGGCCTCACCGGTACCGACAAGCCCTACGCCGTCTATCACCCGGGCGGTGGCAGCCCGAAACTCATCTTCTTCAAGAAGGGCCGGTTCGAGATCGCCCCCGAGGTGGGTCATGGCAACGAGGCGTTGGCCAACCCCTATGCCTCGTCCGCCGAGTGTTACAGCCACGCGGAGGGCAAGAAGATTTCCTGGGTGGGCCTCCGGGATGTGACTTCGGGTCTGGTCTACTTCGTGGCCAACACCCACTTCGCTTACGCGGCGGAGTGCTCGCTGGGCCGGCTGAAAGAGGCCGCGCAGATGGGGGCCTTCCTCGCGACGAAGCCCGCGGGTCTGCCCGTCGTGGCGATGGGAGACTTCAACTCCGACGCGCAGTCCTCATCCACACGGGATGAGAGCACCATCGAGGACCTGGAGACCGCAGGGCACCTGTTCCGCACGGCGCGCCACGACGGCACCACCGGCGAGGACGACGCCACCTTCAACAACGCGTGGGATGGAACGCCTTCTACGAACTACGCCCGGCTGGACTACATCTTTCACAACGGGGGGGCGATCACCTCCTCCGCGCCCGCGATCGATCGGACGGAGAGCGGCGGCAACACGCCCTCGGATCACTTCGCGGTGCTCGCCACGATTCGTCCATCCCTCTTCGCGGCCGGTTCCACCCTGTCACCTGTGCCCTCAGGTACCTCCACGGCCACGCAGCTGTTCTTCGCGGACGTCACTGGGGATGGGTGCGCGGACCGCGTCTCCTGGAATCCGTCCGTGGGGGAGGGCGAGACATGGGTGGCGAAGTCAAAGTGCGATGGAAGCTTCGCTGCCTCAGTGAAGAATGAGGGGGCGGTGAGCGTGGTGTCCACCACCCGTTTCTCCTTCGCGGATGTGAATGGTGACGGCTGCGCGGACAAGATCCTCTGGCGGCCCACGCTCGGGGAGGGCGAGGTGCGCATCTACCCGTCCCGGTGTGACGGCACCTTCGGCGACCGTGTCTCTGTCTTTCCGGCGGCCAGCCAGAGCGAGTCCACGCGCCTCTTCTTCGCCGATGTGACGGGCGACGGGTGCGCCGACCTGTTGCGCTGGAACCCCCAGGAGCGGAGCGGGGCGTTCGAAACCTTTGTTGCCCGGCGCGGCTCGACCCCCTCATTCGGGGCGGCGGTGCTGAGCAAGGAGGGAGCGAACACCAGTGAGGGTACGCGCGTGTACTTCGCGGACGTGGACGGCGATGGAAAGGCGGATCGCCTCTTGTGGAACCCCGGGCAAGAGGGAGGCCGCACGCGTGTCTACCGCTCCATGGGCACGGGCGCCTTCACCTTCGCGTTCGCGCACGAAGCGGGCACGAGTGGCGTGGACACCTCGCGCTTCTATTTCGCGGATGTGGATGGCGATGGGAGGGCAGACAAGATCTTTTGGCGGCCCACCTTCCGTCAGGGCCGGATGCAGATCTATCCGGGCACGGGCACCGGTTTCGCGGGGAGCCCGGTGATGGACAACACGGGCTTCAGCGGCTCGGAGAACACGGACTTCTTCTTCGCCAACATCGACGGCCGGGGCGGCGCCGACAAGGTGTACTGGAACCCCAGCGCTTACAACGGGGACAGCAAGGTGTTTCGCGCCCTGGTGCAGTGA
- a CDS encoding glycosyl hydrolase family 18 protein, producing the protein MLNTASKLRSLTSGAALLATLVACSGEQDFSQPESGPSFEASTNRAGIATIAAAWTPNTSYSTGTVVTYGGSTYKCIQGHTSLEGWEPPNVPALWELQSGGSVDTQAPSVPANLTSPSKTSTSVSLSWSASNDNVGVTGYDVYRNGSLVGSTSSTSYTASGLTASTAYSFSIRAKDAAGNVSAASSTLSVTTNATGATCAALPSVPGGLSSPSKSSSSVSLAWSASSPGTNCTIAGYDIYNGSTRVGQTSGTGTDFTVSGLNANTAYTFSVAARNEFGASAKSGSLNVTTSPNTGGGGSIILGYFAQWGVYGRNYHVKNIVTSGSASKLTHINYSFGNVINGQCVLGDTYADYDRAYTAAESVDGVADTWDTGALRGSFNQLRKLKKLYPNIKVLFSFGGWTWSGGFGQAAANPAAFAESCYKLVEDPRWADVFDGIDIDWEYPNACGLSCDTSGPDAYVRLMSALRSRFGSNYLVTAAVPAGAGPINAANYGAAAQYINWYNVMTYDFFGAFAAQGPTAPHSALYSWPGMPTSNGQDKFYTDAAIQLFKSKGVPANKLLIGIGFYGRGWSGVQNTNGGLNQPATGAGTGTYEPGIEDYKVLVNRCPPTGTVAGTAMAFCGGQWWSYDTPSTIAGKMTYKKNQGLGGSFFWELSGDTANGELINALYTNR; encoded by the coding sequence ATGCTGAACACCGCATCCAAACTCAGAAGCCTCACGTCGGGAGCCGCCTTACTCGCCACGCTGGTGGCCTGCTCCGGGGAGCAAGACTTTTCCCAGCCGGAGAGCGGCCCCTCTTTCGAGGCGTCGACCAACCGCGCCGGAATTGCCACCATTGCCGCCGCGTGGACGCCCAACACCAGCTATTCCACCGGAACCGTGGTGACCTACGGCGGCAGCACCTACAAGTGTATCCAGGGGCACACCTCGCTGGAGGGCTGGGAGCCGCCGAACGTACCGGCACTCTGGGAGCTGCAATCCGGTGGGAGCGTCGACACCCAGGCGCCCTCTGTTCCGGCCAACCTGACGTCGCCGTCGAAGACCTCCACCTCCGTCTCGCTGAGCTGGAGCGCCTCGAACGACAACGTCGGTGTGACGGGCTACGACGTCTACCGGAACGGCTCGCTGGTCGGCAGCACGTCCAGCACGTCCTACACCGCGAGCGGCCTGACCGCGAGCACCGCCTACTCGTTCTCCATCCGGGCCAAGGACGCCGCGGGCAACGTGTCGGCGGCCTCCAGCACCCTGTCGGTCACCACGAACGCCACGGGCGCCACCTGCGCGGCGCTGCCCAGCGTTCCCGGGGGCCTGTCCTCGCCCTCGAAGAGCTCGTCGTCGGTCAGCCTGGCGTGGAGCGCTTCCAGCCCTGGCACCAACTGCACGATCGCCGGGTATGACATCTACAACGGCTCCACGCGCGTGGGCCAGACGAGCGGCACCGGCACGGACTTCACGGTCTCGGGCCTGAACGCCAACACGGCCTACACGTTCTCCGTGGCGGCCCGGAATGAGTTCGGCGCGTCCGCCAAGAGCGGCAGCCTGAATGTCACCACCAGCCCGAACACCGGCGGCGGCGGCTCGATCATCCTCGGCTACTTCGCGCAGTGGGGCGTCTACGGCCGCAACTACCACGTCAAGAACATCGTCACCAGCGGCTCGGCCAGCAAGCTGACCCACATCAACTACTCCTTCGGCAACGTCATCAACGGCCAGTGCGTGCTGGGCGATACCTACGCCGATTACGACCGCGCCTACACGGCCGCGGAGAGCGTCGACGGCGTCGCGGACACCTGGGACACGGGCGCCCTGCGCGGCAGCTTCAACCAGCTGCGCAAGCTGAAGAAGCTCTACCCGAACATCAAGGTGCTCTTCTCGTTCGGTGGGTGGACCTGGTCGGGCGGCTTCGGCCAGGCGGCGGCCAACCCGGCGGCCTTCGCCGAGTCCTGCTACAAGCTCGTCGAGGATCCCCGGTGGGCGGACGTGTTCGATGGCATCGACATCGACTGGGAGTACCCGAACGCTTGCGGCCTCAGCTGCGACACGAGTGGCCCGGATGCGTACGTGCGGCTGATGTCGGCCCTGCGCTCGCGCTTCGGTTCCAACTACCTGGTGACCGCGGCGGTGCCTGCAGGTGCGGGTCCCATCAACGCGGCCAACTACGGCGCCGCGGCGCAGTACATCAACTGGTACAACGTGATGACCTACGATTTCTTCGGCGCCTTCGCCGCCCAGGGTCCGACGGCTCCTCACTCGGCGCTGTACTCGTGGCCGGGCATGCCGACGAGCAACGGCCAGGACAAGTTCTACACCGACGCCGCCATCCAGCTCTTCAAGAGCAAGGGCGTGCCGGCGAACAAGCTGCTGATCGGCATCGGCTTCTACGGCCGCGGCTGGTCCGGCGTGCAGAACACCAACGGGGGTCTGAACCAGCCTGCCACGGGTGCCGGAACGGGCACGTATGAGCCGGGCATCGAGGACTACAAGGTGCTCGTGAACCGCTGCCCCCCGACGGGCACCGTGGCCGGTACGGCGATGGCGTTCTGCGGCGGTCAGTGGTGGAGCTATGACACCCCGAGCACGATCGCCGGGAAGATGACCTACAAGAAGAATCAGGGTCTCGGCGGCTCGTTCTTCTGGGAGCTGTCTGGCGACACCGCCAACGGCGAGCTGATCAACGCGCTCTACACCAACCGCTAA
- a CDS encoding peptidoglycan-binding protein — MTTASATRSQNTNATRATATSTRAASNPNAILSKYQPTGASAATARQDGLPAGVASSRKMARTDLPKIKQYAGEFAAAGKKHDLPPALLAAIASRESRGGSALDSRGYGDHGNGFGLMQVDKRYHNPKGGPTSAAHIDQAAGILKSYHNQVKAKHPDWPPEQQLRGAVAAYNSGVGNVQTLKGMDKGTTGDDYSTDVWARAQELAPHFGGSVGNTGGTGGTGGTTGPAKPSGGNSPVLKEGSKGAEVKTLQGRLEKLGFELGKQDGVFGPKTEAAVKRFQSKHNLEVDGITGPKTHQAIEKALSTRAEQAKRQSDSFESGSKWKDAPALADVKSGKEHLQQGMEGGSVKHLQKLLGVETDGKFGPNTRKAVAEFQKEHRLDVGDAAGSVGPKTLAAMEKAARSQGPGNIDAGRGWGGSEGVADAAKAIARDMGIPVTSQKRNLADTKRVGSTTGSDHYTGNKNAFATDFGVSGQRGDQLARAIAKKYGIPASNIGTYNRHTINVDGQKYSLQLLWKVKGHFDHVHLGIQRAN, encoded by the coding sequence ATGACGACCGCTTCAGCCACCCGCTCGCAGAACACGAACGCGACCCGGGCCACGGCGACCTCTACCCGCGCCGCCTCGAACCCGAACGCCATCCTCTCGAAGTATCAGCCCACGGGCGCTTCGGCGGCCACCGCGCGGCAGGACGGCTTGCCCGCCGGTGTTGCCTCCTCGCGCAAGATGGCGCGCACGGACCTGCCCAAGATCAAGCAGTACGCGGGCGAGTTCGCCGCCGCGGGCAAGAAGCACGATCTGCCCCCCGCCCTGCTGGCCGCCATCGCCAGCCGCGAATCGCGCGGCGGCTCGGCGCTCGACAGCCGGGGCTACGGCGATCACGGCAATGGCTTCGGGCTGATGCAGGTCGACAAGCGCTACCACAACCCGAAGGGTGGCCCGACCAGCGCCGCGCACATTGATCAGGCGGCCGGCATCCTCAAGTCGTACCACAACCAGGTGAAGGCCAAGCACCCGGACTGGCCGCCCGAGCAGCAGCTGCGCGGCGCGGTGGCCGCGTACAACTCGGGAGTGGGCAACGTCCAGACCCTCAAGGGCATGGACAAGGGCACCACGGGAGATGACTACTCCACCGATGTGTGGGCGCGGGCGCAGGAACTGGCCCCGCACTTCGGCGGCAGCGTCGGCAACACGGGCGGCACGGGCGGCACGGGCGGCACAACGGGGCCGGCGAAGCCGTCCGGCGGGAACTCCCCGGTGCTCAAGGAGGGCAGCAAGGGGGCCGAGGTGAAGACGCTGCAGGGCCGGCTCGAGAAGCTGGGCTTCGAGCTGGGCAAGCAGGACGGCGTCTTCGGCCCGAAGACCGAGGCGGCGGTGAAGCGCTTCCAGAGCAAGCACAACCTGGAGGTGGACGGCATCACGGGCCCGAAGACGCACCAGGCGATCGAGAAGGCACTGTCCACCCGCGCGGAGCAGGCGAAGCGGCAGAGCGATTCCTTCGAGAGCGGGAGCAAGTGGAAGGACGCGCCCGCCCTGGCGGACGTGAAGTCGGGCAAGGAGCACCTCCAGCAGGGCATGGAGGGCGGCTCGGTGAAACACTTGCAGAAGCTGCTGGGCGTCGAGACGGATGGCAAGTTCGGGCCGAACACCCGGAAGGCCGTGGCCGAGTTCCAGAAGGAGCACCGCCTGGACGTCGGCGATGCCGCGGGCTCCGTGGGGCCGAAGACGTTGGCGGCGATGGAGAAGGCGGCCCGCTCGCAGGGGCCCGGCAACATTGACGCGGGCCGGGGCTGGGGCGGCTCGGAGGGCGTGGCCGACGCGGCCAAGGCCATCGCGCGGGACATGGGCATTCCGGTGACGAGCCAGAAGCGCAACCTCGCGGACACGAAGCGCGTGGGATCCACCACGGGTTCGGATCACTACACGGGCAACAAGAACGCGTTCGCGACCGACTTCGGCGTCTCCGGCCAGCGCGGGGACCAGTTGGCCCGCGCCATCGCGAAGAAGTACGGCATCCCGGCGAGCAACATCGGGACGTACAACCGGCACACCATCAACGTGGATGGGCAGAAGTACTCGCTGCAGCTGCTGTGGAAGGTCAAGGGGCACTTCGACCACGTGCACCTGGGCATCCAGCGCGCCAACTGA